Sequence from the Bombus pyrosoma isolate SC7728 linkage group LG3, ASM1482585v1, whole genome shotgun sequence genome:
TCGTGTATACAGAAAttcatctatattttttagatttacagtaatttttataaaactactTGGTACGACGACTTATATGTCATCTCCAATGCATAGTTTATACAAAAATGCCAGAATTAGCAATTTTAATATGCTTAGTTTTGGCTAAAAATTTGATAGATGCTGTGCATGAATGTACCTTTtctaatgaattataaatacaaagtaattgtaattatgaaataatattctctGTACACATTATGTCATGATACATGAATTCTACtgtaacaatatatatacataattaatctATTGTTAAAATAGtgttttttttccttttattctctacagtgataaatttaaattttataaattttaatacaatacatttgtaattacctactataatatatttgagaGTTGtgctttttttaattgttgtaCAAATCCTTCATTAGgtttaatacaatttcttacactttttactttattaaatgCATCATCGTAAGATACTTTTTCATAAGCcattatataagatataacaatTGCTGGTGAGCGAGATACACCAGCATTACAATGtacaagaatattttcatcgcgATGTTCGTGTATGATTTTAATGCATTTCTTAATTGCTACGAGTAAATCAGACTCAGGTAAATCTAACAAGtcacaataataatatttgatgtCATCAAATTTTACTGATGCATCAATACCAATGCTTAAAACATGACGAATATTACGTTTTTGCAAGATTTCTTTGCTTACAACAGGATCTTGGGAACTTAAGAATAGTCCTTGTATTACATGTGCAATCTGTAAGTCTGGTCTATCATCTATGACAAATGGTGTAGCAGTAGAGGACAATTCTGTGTTTATTCCATCAATCTCTACATATTTTTGACCAAGCGTGTTGGTTACAATAGTCttgcatttttttaattgtaattttttacttcttaCTAGACTGTTTAGATCCATTGTCAATATACTTTActagtatttaaaaaaaaataattgaattgattaagaaatattatttggtgatatttgtatacattcctagatgtatattatatttcggtTTCATCTAATGGTATGACTATTCCATTatcggatattttatattctataacaTGTTCATCTAAGTACTTTTGGTCATATCCTacattgaaaagaaataaaccaTTTGATGGGGCTGCCCGTAAAATAGGTAGAAAATTGTGATGGCCAGGAACTTGTAACATTAcagttatatctttttctgttatttGACCTGTACCTAAAGCAATTAAAGTACCTACAATTCGTCTAAcctacaaaaaataatttattagaaaagcACAcatattgcaaataaaagtattaatattattaacacaTCTATTGTAATGAACATTACATACATTCTctcttatataaaataatatttgttaattatacctgtttatataaaaaagattgtgatgaacatttaaattcccaaaattcaaaattttcagaGAGAGGATCAGATGGCATAAGTGGAGAACCTTTCTCAAAAGTTAAACTGTTCAAATTCCTTACGTAATTAATTGGTCTGTCTGATATAGCTTTTGCAGAAAATGTTCTGAAATCTTTTGTTCCCATAAAAAGTCGTATTGCACGTTTTATTCTTTCAGGATCAAAAGTATCTGACCTGTAACAAATACTTCATAAGAttgataacaaatttttaatttataaaacactaAACATTGTCCATAGACATAAGTTATACCTAAGGTGCAGACAATGATCCATTTCTATTATAGGAACTCTgtgatcatttttattcttagcTCTTAGAACTCTATAAAGATAAGTTCTAGAATTTGCACATTTTCTTACATGAAATGTATTCTTTACTGGAATTGCTTCCAATACCCttaaaacgatatattattaatttttaatgatcaaaaaatataggaattattaaatatttgattaccTTATATTGTGACCGCATTTAATAAGATACCGATTAACATATTTAAGTGTCTCGTCAggattgtaaataaaatcatgattattttctatatcaatATGAGCTAAATTATGCATCGCATGTACACCATAATCTGttctataaatttgtttcaccaATATTAATCACATatctgtatataattaatatcttgcaatataatattaaataaaattgacaatATGTAGAAACATTACCTACTACAACAAGTTAATCTTGGCCATACTACATATTTTGGAGTCAATGTCGAGAAAGCACTTTCTATAGCACCTTGAATGGTATCAATATCATGCATCtgaatatttgcatttttaattatatttttttgcattccactaaatatacaaataaaataaaattaataaaagatatgtattttatatatatatatatatatatatatttacacataatttgtattataatatcttaaaaactggtattatagaaaatttcatttttaaattctgcaTTTTATTCTTTACTTACTGTAATCTGTatagaaatacagaaaatataacttttaagAAGTAACTTCAAACATGAATGTGAGtccaatataaattattaaaaatagatatatgaTTATGATTATAAATGATATGATTAATTGTACCTGTATAGTGTACCAAggtatgaaaatttaataaaatatcttgtcatttttttttaatttaaaacgaatgCAACATGcgtttttaattacttaatataaattgaacaataattagtaaaatttatgatatacaACTTATTTTCGAATAGTTAACCTCAAAATATAcgcaaatatacatacatttaccGATACTCCACTATCATGTGCACGTGCTACATGCTTGTAAATACCTATTACATGTCTGCAAGATGTATACttagagaataaaaatgaaataaatgtaatataaaaaaatacatcaataattatttattattaagaaattttaaattcatatatttgttacagtttagtttttgtatattttgtatacttgTTGGACTATACCAGGTTAATATTATATCTGAAACATTGACTAATGTACGGATGAAGCAACAAATACttttactattactactactattcgttacaatttgttattatgaaaatacattaatactaccatatatgtacatatatatatatatatatatatatatatatatgtatatatatatatatattggtaaaaggaaagaacatAATGAGAAGGGAAATTGATatcttattttacaaaatttattttttgttttagttattgtaattatagtgaaacgataaaaaatgactaaatatcttttatccaTTCCTATCGAATTACtatcaattttttgttaacttatttaatttagtttaaatTATCTATACTTActgcaataaaaatgaaacaatataaaaatgaaatattctattcaATTGATCtctaaagatataaaataatgcatGAAACAAGCTCAGCtcgagtaataaaataattataaacttatGCATGCATCCAGTGATTAAATCAGAaagtttgtataatttatgaaataactCGTACCATATTTAATCGATTCGGTTATAATTAGGAAAGCAGtttatttaattcgattaGTTCAATCTAGTACGTTAGTTTAGCATAACAATGAAGGCAAAATTCGTTTGGTGGTGgaaaattatcaaacaatatttaacaaattgtaCTATCCACGGTGTTAAATATCTTGTGAACGATCAGCTTTCGTATATAGAAAGGTAAAcgcgtttatttaaaaattattatttataaaaatcacaatTAACGCTATTAACATGTACCAATGCAATGTTTTaagtttctcttctttttttatgtagattgaaaatttataatatgaaatatacaattaatacagtgggatagaaataattttaactaaaTAATGACGAAGgaactttacatttttacaactAATTTACAGATTATTTTGGTTAATTTTTTGTGCACTATCTTGGTACGGTTGTGCAAATATGATTAAGGATGTAGtgagaaattatattcaatatcCTGTTGCTTTAACTACCGAGACTACATATGTTGATTGGCAGACACCCTTTCCTACGGTCGCTTTTTGCATTACTTCCACTTCCgccattaaaaaatatttcaaaaggtacgttaaaattttagtttaagaaatattttaccattttacattatgattaaaatttaattacaggaaatttgttttactattaagcaatttaaaatattattatatttgaaatcgtaattgtttatattacgaattaaaatataaaaaatttgttattttctaaatgataTCTGTCCTTTTTTTAAGAAACCCGGGATTGTTCACCAATTATTCCAACCCGAATTTCCTCCGTGCATCGACGGAAGATCTTTTGTCTCTTTATCAAGAGGTGAATGATTATTAATTCTCTTGCAGTTAGATATATCACACTTATCGGGCGCTAAAGTTGAAATACTGCAAATATGTATCTctctacttttatttatcacaGATGCGTGTTCCTTGCGAAGAATTCTTAGCGGAATGCACGTGGAACAACGTAAAATTCGACTGCTGCACTGAATTTCAGGAACTGCGGAAAACTGGCGTGGGATATTGCATCGCGATGAATACGTTCCATTTGAAACCTGGCGTACATTTCTTTGTGAATCGCACCGTGAAGTACGGCGATCTTATCGTCGATATTCGACTAGATGCAAAGATGAAGAGATATCTTTTCGCTGGATTCACAGTTCGtacttgatttttaaaaatatttctattcagTTAACTGGATCACGTTTTAATCAAACACtagtataattatagaattagaacttaatgaaaacaaattaattttagttggGTCGATTTTAGTCTTTGTAGATATAAACATGAtatacttaatttttaataaaaatagcattaaaaatagatgtataaataaaaaattgttataccTAATAATATCTGAGTGGCGATTTAACTCGCCCTACTTAAAAGGATGGTTAacaagttaattaatttaatgttaattttattaaaaaaaatcttaGCTATAATtcagttattaatttaatacttaaATAAGCAAATCACTTCCTCACGTGTTTTTGGAAGAGTAAACAATAGAGGGGACAATATTGAGTGTCCCAAAAGAAAGTATTGATCAGGGAATCACAGTTAtcttttgataaaatgttcCATGTGCATTACAGTTAGCTTCATCAATTATCTGAGGACGCGTTCATGTGATATGCAATACACCATTAATGAATCATCAAGCAGctttaaagaaatacaaattgataaaatttgatccTTTTTATATCCTCGAGACAATCAGTTAAAGGCTTGcatcatttgaaatttaatactaaTCAAACATGTTTCTTCAAAagtagtttttaattataagttCAATGCACAAAATGGtacgtattactttataaatcAAACTAGAGAGcctattataaattactatattgGTTTTACTATAATGctgtttcaaaataaaaagaaaagaaatactggatacaaaaattatacacTTACAGGTACAtcttttgaataatttgaagTTACCAATGCTTAACAATGTGGGGATGGACGAGATACGTATAAAAGCCGGAAAAACGACCCGCGTCGAGTTCATAATGAAAGACACGTTCAACGAGGTTGGCGTGAAGAATATTGCTGCTGAGCACAGGGGCTGTCGGTTTCGCGACGAAATACGAGCGAACAATCTATTTAACATTTACAGTAGCGACTCGTGCTATCTGGAAGTACGtcaatctttctttttcgtcgtAACTACACTGATGTGTTTTCGAATATGCAATAATCCTTGCCCATTGTTGGCCGACGGAGCATGATTTATAGTCTTATGTCGGCACTAATAAATTAAGTGGTATTTATCGCTAGGTAATTATAGAACGAATGATAAAGCTCTGCGGGTgcgtgaatttttattatctcgtACCCCAAGGGGCAAGAGCTTGCAACGGCACCGAGACGGTCTGCATAATAGCCAATAAAACGAATATCGACTTACAATCGCTCAAAGACGAAGGATGTCTTCCGGATTGCGAAGGGACTTTGTTGCTCGTGTACGAatcctataaaaatattatgctcGCATCGAATGTTTTGGATAAGATAGTATAGTTCcctttattttatgtatgaaCACGTTTGAACGCACTTGTGGAGTTGAAGAAAGGCATTAATTGAGGGATAATTAGCGtagaatatcttaaaaatataaaaatattctaagaTCGCTTGCATCGTACAATGTAGCACTCATTCTTTTggaagtaattattttatctcttcTAAGCACTATATTGGACACAAAATATCtgttaatttgtatttgtttacgaattaatttataatgctTTTAAGTATAAGTAGTATTTTGTATTGCAGAAATCGATTGGAACCTTCTGAATATGATACTCCGAGTCAAATGTATGCACGACTTCATTTTACCTTGCTATCACATCCAACGGTGCGTTATCGTCGATATGTGATTAACGATCTTTTAGATGTTATAGGTAAACGATTAACAATAGTAATTAATAGTAACAATTATTTAGtcaattgtaataaaatatgatagaGGTAGAGGAAGAATATTTCTCgcgcatttttttttaaagatcttTTCATTATCAGCGCTATTTTTATCAACTATTAAACAAGCTGTTCTTCTGACATTGACGAAGCAATTGAGAAAACATAATCACATAAATTAATGGAACATTACAACcatataattataactatactgccagaataaaagaaaaatttattttataaagtaacaaattttctctttgagataaagatatatacagatcgtaaaataattactatGTTGAATTactcattattattttccttgaTTATCAATTGTTTGACATATGAATTCCTCTACTATGATTACCATgtagacaaatttttatttttgatatttgtgTGGACATAAAGCTAGAATGGAGAAGTTAGtatccattatattataatagccAAATAAATTtgactttatatttttaataagccTTTCtgacatttcaaatattattatatgtttctaaaatttgtCAATGTCTGAAACATCTTGTACCATATTATCTTACAACGTTACGTTATTTgattgtttgttatttttagtttCTGTTGGAAGTGCGGTTGGTCTCTTCATGGGTGCCAGTATCTTAAGCATCTTCGAGTTACCGTATTGGTTATTCATTCGTCGAGACAGAATAGCGTAAAATCCAAATCTTCATGAATTAAAGTATTAGAACGTGAACAAAGAACGATTTATGCGACCGTGTCAGTTATTGCTTTTTTTAGCGTTAAAGTTAGCTGTTGCACAGGCTTAGCATGCGTAATAGAATGAAGAAACAGAGCAAACATTACGATGTTTACACGTACTCGATAGTAGCGTAATCCGAATCATGTGGCGCACAGATCTTTCGTCTCGTTGCCGCTTTATCTCAGCACTGTAAATATACACGCCAAAAAGCAGGTACAAGTACCTTGTTATAAATTCATCATAGATACACGGTCTAAGAAGGAAAGCAGCTTATGGTTGATGCTTATATAAAGAGGATAAATCGTTACGATAGTTACTTCCTCAATCATGTTAAAATCAGAGTTGGAAGTTCGAATCGCGCCAGAACACTCGATCAGCGGACAACATCCATCTAATGTGGATGCTTATCGAAATTTGTTCACCCTTCAAGATGTACAAGCTCTAGTGAAACATGCAACAGGCAGCGACACAGTGGTGCACAAATTCTTCTTGAGATCATATTCTGATGGGAAGCTCGGATTTTTGGGATCACATCAAAAGCTCAGTGTGGAAGTCAAAACCGCAAATGGGAGAGATATCCTGTCCTTCTTCGTTAAAGCTATACCATATGATGTACCCAGTCAAGCTGAATATGTGCTTGATAAATGTGTCTTtctaaaagagaaaatcttCTATCGTGACATATTTCCTCAACTGTATCATGAGTATAAAGATGAACCATGGACTGCAACTTGTTTCTTGGTCAAGGAGAATCTCTTGGTATTTGAAGATTTAGGTGTTAAAGGCTATTCGTTGAGGAATAGGTTATTTGACAAAGAGCTCATTGTATCCAGTTTAACATCCATTGCCAGAATGCATGCATCCTCTCTGTTAGTGGAAGCACGTCTTGGAAAGTCTTTGAAGAAAATGTATCCACATGCTTTCGTTGAGAATGCTTTCTCTGAGACTGGCAAGACTAGAATGTGGTTTGAAGTAAGTGTGAATGCCATAGTTGCTGTAGCTAAACACCTTGGTCTGGATGCCAGTTTGATACCAAAAGCTTGTGAAGAAGTATACGCAGCCTTAGAAATGTCAGCtacaaaaagaaatgttattaGTCATGGAGATTTATGGGGGAATAATCTGATGTTCAGTAACACAGTACCTCCCAAGTGTTTCTTGGTAGATTTTCAGCTAATAAGATATTCTCCTCTGGCGCACGACGTGATACAATTGTTGTATCTTTGCGCTGATCGTGATTTTAGAGAAAAGTGGGAAGAGGCTATGCTGAAGCATTACTATAGTGTGTTGTGTGAAACATTAACCTCAGCAAAATCAGTTTCTGTGAAAGTTCCATCTTGGTCAGAATTAGTCGAAGGGATGGAAGAGCAGAGATTATGTGCTCTAATCACTGCAGCTATATATTTCCAGACTGTGTTATTGGATGAAAAAATAGGTGcagaaattatgaataattctgACAGTTATCATGAGTTTGAATTTgtaaatagaaacgaaacagtgcttaaaataatgaaaattgatccGGTATATAGAAAACGATTATCAGAAACTGTTACTGAATTAGTTGAGTTCAGTTTCCGATTAGATAAATTACCAAAaccgacataacgttatgaaatttcttattacataataacaaGTTTTCTATTCTAAGATTCAAATCacattgtattaattaattgttacacGGTGTTCCATTGtatgtacattatttatatatgaacATTGTTTACAACAAAGTAATAtcataaatagaatttatgaaataaaagttattctttcttgtttctgtattcgtttaaataatttattaaaaaatctataatcACTATTTTTTgccaattattttataaacaattccTCTTTCGTGtatcgtagaaataaaaatctttaagctagattataaacattttctgaTGGTAAAGTTGATTCAAGATTGTCATCTATCAATTGTTGTTCAATCTCCTCTCGATCTGGAAGTATAGTCCTAAGGAAAGACCAATTGTGATCGACAAGTTGTACTTTCGTCTCATCGACATTATCGATTTCAGCTACAGGTGGTGATTCACGATTTTCCGGTCGTGATAGTTCTTCTTCGCTTTCCTCTGATTCTTCGTCATTCTGCATTGTTTCATCCCTAAGcaaatcaaaatgaaaagcATGTAATTTGTCCAAAATCAACTAATTACCAAGTTATCATTTCAAGCCTATTACTTGAAGATCTATTATTTAAAGCTTTAAGTAgttttaatttctgaattataATAGTTCACTTCCAAGCATTTCTCACAATTAGACTGTGGATCTTAATGCTATTTTACATTCCTATGAATATCGTTAACTTAATAGAGTTTTATTTGActtactaattattataacgaatatttcactttgaaaattttatatacttttgttactgttgttcttttaaatttcacaataaATGTGTAAACATATCCATACAGTATACATATAACTTATTAATTACGatgttttgttaaattacCTCTCGATT
This genomic interval carries:
- the LOC122565802 gene encoding dual specificity protein phosphatase 19 — protein: MDLNSLVRSKKLQLKKCKTIVTNTLGQKYVEIDGINTELSSTATPFVIDDRPDLQIAHVIQGLFLSSQDPVVSKEILQKRNIRHVLSIGIDASVKFDDIKYYYCDLLDLPESDLLVAIKKCIKIIHEHRDENILVHCNAGVSRSPAIVISYIMAYEKVSYDDAFNKVKSVRNCIKPNEGFVQQLKKAQLSNIL
- the LOC122565800 gene encoding tRNA pseudouridine synthase-like 1 isoform X3 translates to MQKNIIKNANIQMHDIDTIQGAIESAFSTLTPKYVVWPRLTCCSRTDYGVHAMHNLAHIDIENNHDFIYNPDETLKYVNRYLIKCGHNIRVLEAIPVKNTFHVRKCANSRTYLYRVLRAKNKNDHRVPIIEMDHCLHLRSDTFDPERIKRAIRLFMGTKDFRTFSAKAISDRPINYVRNLNSLTFEKGSPLMPSDPLSENFEFWEFKCSSQSFLYKQVRRIVGTLIALGTGQITEKDITVMLQVPGHHNFLPILRAAPSNGLFLFNVGYDQKYLDEHVIEYKISDNGIVIPLDETEI
- the LOC122565800 gene encoding tRNA pseudouridine synthase-like 1 isoform X2, with protein sequence MYLGMQKNIIKNANIQMHDIDTIQGAIESAFSTLTPKYVVWPRLTCCSRTDYGVHAMHNLAHIDIENNHDFIYNPDETLKYVNRYLIKCGHNIRVLEAIPVKNTFHVRKCANSRTYLYRVLRAKNKNDHRVPIIEMDHCLHLRSDTFDPERIKRAIRLFMGTKDFRTFSAKAISDRPINYVRNLNSLTFEKGSPLMPSDPLSENFEFWEFKCSSQSFLYKQVRRIVGTLIALGTGQITEKDITVMLQVPGHHNFLPILRAAPSNGLFLFNVGYDQKYLDEHVIEYKISDNGIVIPLDETEI
- the LOC122565800 gene encoding tRNA pseudouridine synthase-like 1 isoform X1, translating into MTRYFIKFSYLGTLYSGMQKNIIKNANIQMHDIDTIQGAIESAFSTLTPKYVVWPRLTCCSRTDYGVHAMHNLAHIDIENNHDFIYNPDETLKYVNRYLIKCGHNIRVLEAIPVKNTFHVRKCANSRTYLYRVLRAKNKNDHRVPIIEMDHCLHLRSDTFDPERIKRAIRLFMGTKDFRTFSAKAISDRPINYVRNLNSLTFEKGSPLMPSDPLSENFEFWEFKCSSQSFLYKQVRRIVGTLIALGTGQITEKDITVMLQVPGHHNFLPILRAAPSNGLFLFNVGYDQKYLDEHVIEYKISDNGIVIPLDETEI
- the LOC122565805 gene encoding pickpocket protein 11, yielding MKAKFVWWWKIIKQYLTNCTIHGVKYLVNDQLSYIERLFWLIFCALSWYGCANMIKDVVRNYIQYPVALTTETTYVDWQTPFPTVAFCITSTSAIKKYFKRNPGLFTNYSNPNFLRASTEDLLSLYQEMRVPCEEFLAECTWNNVKFDCCTEFQELRKTGVGYCIAMNTFHLKPGVHFFVNRTVKYGDLIVDIRLDAKMKRYLFAGFTVHLLNNLKLPMLNNVGMDEIRIKAGKTTRVEFIMKDTFNEVGVKNIAAEHRGCRFRDEIRANNLFNIYSSDSCYLEVIIERMIKLCGCVNFYYLVPQGARACNGTETVCIIANKTNIDLQSLKDEGCLPDCEGTLLLVNRLEPSEYDTPSQMYARLHFTLLSHPTVRYRRYVINDLLDVIVSVGSAVGLFMGASILSIFELPYWLFIRRDRIA
- the LOC122565797 gene encoding uncharacterized protein LOC122565797: MLKSELEVRIAPEHSISGQHPSNVDAYRNLFTLQDVQALVKHATGSDTVVHKFFLRSYSDGKLGFLGSHQKLSVEVKTANGRDILSFFVKAIPYDVPSQAEYVLDKCVFLKEKIFYRDIFPQLYHEYKDEPWTATCFLVKENLLVFEDLGVKGYSLRNRLFDKELIVSSLTSIARMHASSLLVEARLGKSLKKMYPHAFVENAFSETGKTRMWFEVSVNAIVAVAKHLGLDASLIPKACEEVYAALEMSATKRNVISHGDLWGNNLMFSNTVPPKCFLVDFQLIRYSPLAHDVIQLLYLCADRDFREKWEEAMLKHYYSVLCETLTSAKSVSVKVPSWSELVEGMEEQRLCALITAAIYFQTVLLDEKIGAEIMNNSDSYHEFEFVNRNETVLKIMKIDPVYRKRLSETVTELVEFSFRLDKLPKPT